From Rhodovastum atsumiense, a single genomic window includes:
- the hemN gene encoding oxygen-independent coproporphyrinogen III oxidase: MDTQTLIAKYDARVPRYTSYPTAPHFSAAVDAAVYRTWLAALPDDASLSLYLHVPFCAHLCYYCGCHTSVVNRVEPLESYADTILQEIDLVTEAVGRRLTVRHVHWGGGSPTIMPPARLQQIMDRLRERFAFDPKAEVAVEIDPRTANDEVLDGLIAMGCNRVSLGVQDFDPKVQETVNRIQSWETTRACADGLRARGITSINVDLMYGLPYSTEASMEDTVAKALDLGPDRIAVFGYAHVPWVAKHQRLLPEDAMPGAEERWAQLHVAERVIASRGYRVIGLDHFARPDDELATAMDGQVLHRNFQGYTTDTAEVMVGFGASSIGSLPQGYVQNIPALPEWRDQVRAGQLPTKRGIVLSEDDRLRRDVIETLMCQGRVDLAQVAAAHGADPEGLRAAAPRLADMAADGLIDWDGTTLAIRPHARPFVRTVASVFDTYLRPDGAKHSRVV; encoded by the coding sequence ATGGACACACAGACGCTGATCGCCAAGTACGACGCGCGGGTGCCGCGTTACACGAGCTATCCGACCGCCCCGCATTTCTCGGCAGCGGTTGACGCCGCGGTCTACCGGACCTGGCTGGCCGCGCTGCCGGATGACGCCTCTCTGTCCCTCTACCTGCACGTGCCGTTCTGCGCCCATCTCTGCTATTACTGCGGGTGCCACACCTCGGTCGTGAATCGGGTCGAGCCGCTCGAGAGCTACGCCGATACCATCCTCCAGGAAATCGACCTGGTCACCGAAGCCGTGGGGCGCCGCCTGACGGTGCGCCACGTGCACTGGGGCGGTGGCAGCCCGACCATCATGCCGCCGGCGCGGCTGCAGCAGATCATGGACCGGCTGCGCGAGCGCTTCGCCTTCGATCCGAAGGCCGAGGTCGCCGTCGAGATCGACCCGCGCACCGCCAATGACGAAGTGCTGGACGGCCTGATCGCCATGGGCTGCAACCGGGTCAGCCTGGGCGTGCAGGATTTCGATCCCAAGGTGCAGGAAACGGTCAACCGCATTCAGTCCTGGGAGACCACGCGCGCCTGCGCCGACGGGCTGCGCGCGCGCGGCATCACCTCGATCAATGTCGACCTGATGTATGGCCTGCCGTACTCGACCGAGGCCAGCATGGAGGACACGGTCGCCAAGGCGCTCGACCTCGGCCCCGACCGCATCGCCGTGTTCGGCTACGCGCATGTGCCCTGGGTCGCCAAGCACCAGCGCCTGCTGCCCGAGGACGCGATGCCGGGGGCGGAGGAGCGCTGGGCGCAGTTGCACGTCGCCGAGCGGGTCATCGCCTCGCGCGGCTACCGCGTCATCGGCCTCGACCATTTTGCCCGGCCCGATGACGAGCTGGCCACCGCGATGGACGGGCAGGTGCTGCACCGCAACTTCCAGGGCTATACCACCGACACCGCGGAAGTCATGGTCGGCTTCGGTGCTTCCTCGATCGGGTCGCTGCCGCAGGGCTACGTCCAGAACATCCCGGCGCTGCCGGAATGGCGCGATCAGGTGCGCGCCGGCCAGTTGCCCACCAAGCGCGGCATCGTCCTCAGCGAGGATGACCGGCTGCGGCGCGACGTCATTGAGACGCTGATGTGCCAGGGTCGCGTCGATCTCGCCCAGGTCGCCGCCGCGCACGGTGCCGATCCCGAGGGCCTGCGCGCCGCCGCGCCGCGGCTGGCCGACATGGCCGCCGACGGCCTGATCGACTGGGACGGCACGACGCTGGCGATCCGGCCGCATGCAAGGCCCT
- a CDS encoding OmpW/AlkL family protein, producing the protein MKARTFLTYLAGALSLAGTAVAQTPDTGKTTGSFMVRARLINVVPLNSSSSTSVGGKVNATNAIAPEVDFSYFFTDNIALELIAGTTQHTISASNTAIGNLTVGKTWVLPPALTVQYHFFHDNRVSPYLGAGINYTVFYNTEAPGSGSPVTKLALESNWGWVLQAGVDINLTGRWYANVDVKQIFVSTKAKLNTALGPVTAKTDLNPLVVGAGLGYRF; encoded by the coding sequence ATGAAAGCAAGGACGTTCCTGACGTACCTCGCGGGTGCCCTCTCGCTGGCGGGAACGGCGGTCGCACAGACGCCGGATACAGGAAAGACCACGGGCAGCTTCATGGTGCGGGCCCGCCTGATCAACGTGGTGCCGCTGAACAGCAGTTCTTCGACTTCCGTCGGTGGCAAGGTGAACGCCACCAACGCCATAGCTCCGGAAGTCGATTTTTCCTATTTCTTTACCGATAACATCGCTCTTGAACTGATCGCGGGGACCACGCAGCACACGATCAGTGCCTCCAACACCGCGATCGGCAACCTGACCGTCGGCAAGACCTGGGTACTGCCGCCTGCGCTGACGGTACAATATCATTTCTTCCACGATAACCGGGTCAGCCCCTATCTCGGCGCCGGTATCAACTACACCGTGTTCTATAATACCGAAGCTCCCGGCTCTGGGTCTCCGGTCACCAAGCTGGCGCTGGAAAGCAACTGGGGCTGGGTGCTGCAGGCCGGCGTCGACATCAATCTGACCGGACGGTGGTACGCCAACGTCGACGTCAAGCAGATCTTCGTCAGCACCAAGGCCAAGCTGAACACCGCCCTCGGCCCGGTCACCGCCAAGACCGACCTCAACCCGCTGGTGGTTGGCGCGGGTCTCGGCTACCGGTTCTGA
- a CDS encoding HAD-IIIA family hydrolase, protein MSSARWPNGRSARALVPEPFPATPRQGVVLLEGPAALEPCGDRPFLAWQLRELLRLGISEILLLTDTLPDLLRERLDAIATTLPRPVPILVSGPDALLRARDRLDARFLLCGSSVAWDGNLAPLLAGAAQRDPADSLGRVALCRAGTGRDVAGIGVFGRAVLDHLPASGCFTRDTLSGLVAAGLVGGTDIQGDCFALDQPATLRRAQAELPPRLRRPALFLDRDGVLNRDHGYVGTRERFEWMPGAIETVRLATASGWHVFVVTNQSGVARGLYDEAAVRWLMAWVQDRLHAAGGLLDDWRYCPHHPEAVLPAYAGVCGCRKPAPGMLLDLIQAWELDPARCVLIGDQPTDLQAAEAAGMPAALFPGGDLAAFAAPLLAGKDA, encoded by the coding sequence ATGTCATCTGCTCGCTGGCCGAACGGGCGCTCTGCCCGCGCCCTGGTGCCTGAGCCGTTCCCGGCCACGCCGCGCCAGGGCGTCGTGCTGCTCGAAGGACCCGCCGCGCTGGAGCCCTGCGGCGACCGGCCCTTCCTGGCCTGGCAGTTGCGGGAACTGCTGCGCCTCGGCATCAGCGAAATCCTGCTGCTGACCGACACGCTGCCCGACCTCCTGCGCGAGCGCCTGGACGCGATCGCCACCACCCTGCCACGCCCGGTACCGATCCTTGTTTCCGGGCCGGACGCCCTGCTTCGCGCGCGTGACCGACTCGATGCGCGCTTCCTGCTCTGCGGATCCAGCGTGGCGTGGGACGGCAATCTCGCGCCGCTGCTGGCCGGCGCGGCACAGCGCGACCCGGCCGACAGCCTCGGCCGGGTCGCGCTGTGCCGCGCCGGGACGGGGAGGGACGTCGCCGGTATCGGCGTGTTCGGCCGGGCCGTGCTGGACCACCTGCCCGCGTCCGGCTGCTTCACGCGCGACACGCTGTCCGGGCTCGTTGCCGCTGGCCTGGTGGGCGGCACCGACATCCAGGGCGACTGCTTCGCGCTCGACCAGCCTGCCACGCTGCGGCGCGCCCAGGCCGAATTGCCGCCGCGCCTGCGTCGTCCGGCTTTGTTCCTTGATCGCGACGGCGTGCTGAACCGCGATCACGGCTATGTCGGCACCCGCGAGCGCTTCGAGTGGATGCCGGGGGCGATCGAAACCGTACGCCTGGCCACCGCAAGCGGCTGGCATGTCTTCGTGGTTACCAACCAGTCGGGCGTGGCGCGTGGCCTGTACGACGAGGCGGCGGTGCGGTGGCTGATGGCCTGGGTGCAGGACCGGTTGCACGCCGCCGGTGGCCTGCTCGATGACTGGCGCTATTGCCCGCACCATCCCGAGGCGGTGCTGCCCGCCTATGCGGGTGTCTGTGGCTGCCGCAAGCCCGCGCCCGGCATGTTGCTCGACCTGATCCAGGCCTGGGAGCTGGATCCCGCGCGCTGTGTGCTGATCGGCGACCAGCCGACCGACCTGCAGGCGGCGGAAGCTGCCGGGATGCCGGCGGCCCTGTTTCCGGGCGGCGATCTGGCGGCTTTTGCCGCTCCGCTGCTGGCTGGCAAGGACGCCTGA
- a CDS encoding SIS domain-containing protein produces MHESDRHFAAGWLSESAAVTAAFAADPQAIGVLSAMSDAITASLRAGGKLLIAGNGGSAADAQHMAAEFVVRMNYDRAPLAALALTTDSSVLTAAGNDYGYDHVFARQVQALGRRGDVFLGISTSGRSPTILRALDAARQSGLITLGFTGAAGGAMAEQCDVLLRAPSAVTALIQQIHIIAIHVICSLAERALCPRPGA; encoded by the coding sequence ATGCACGAGTCCGACAGACATTTCGCCGCCGGCTGGCTGTCCGAATCCGCCGCCGTGACCGCCGCCTTCGCCGCCGATCCGCAGGCCATCGGGGTGCTGTCGGCGATGTCGGATGCCATCACCGCATCGCTGCGCGCGGGCGGCAAGCTGCTGATCGCCGGCAATGGCGGCAGCGCCGCCGACGCGCAGCACATGGCGGCCGAATTCGTTGTGCGCATGAACTATGACCGAGCCCCGCTCGCGGCGCTGGCGCTGACCACCGACAGTTCGGTCCTCACCGCTGCCGGCAACGACTATGGCTACGATCATGTGTTCGCGCGTCAGGTCCAGGCGCTCGGCCGCCGCGGCGACGTGTTCCTGGGCATTTCCACGTCCGGCCGCTCGCCCACGATCCTGCGGGCGCTGGACGCGGCGCGGCAGAGCGGCCTGATCACGCTGGGCTTCACCGGCGCGGCCGGCGGCGCCATGGCGGAGCAGTGCGACGTGCTGCTGCGCGCGCCCTCGGCGGTGACGGCGCTGATCCAGCAGATCCACATCATCGCCATCCATGTCATCTGCTCGCTGGCCGAACGGGCGCTCTGCCCGCGCCCTGGTGCCTGA
- a CDS encoding ATP-dependent DNA helicase gives MTERAIHAAARPRLRLPAAPAVVAGTGRAAILTEDGEVLDLPAEEAAARLRKMAPPLLVHAPATLRRLGLRTLPALDLLELFAFVLPGHPAAPTPRGLALALDLKPPGPGLESAVSLLPDLTQALLARLAAGASLPLNRDAAALAARMGQAGWDWADFVIAAAGGPAVAGADPLRVWRRLPEWEEVAPPPPPASHPVSPADARARLGAMLGEGAEERPGQSDYAAAAAAAFAPREQRGDPHLVLAEAGTGTGKTLGYIAPASLWAERNQGPVWISTFTRHLQRQVEAELVRLHPDPAERRRRVVIRKGRENYLCLLNFEDAVNAALAGNAAVPVIPLGLIARWALTGTDGDIQGGDLPGWFAELFAGGLIPALADRRGECIHAACPHWRRCFVEHTIRRARGAELVVANHALVMAQAAWGGIDDTTVPLRYVFDEGHHLFDAADGAFAATLSGVEAGELRRWLLGAEGSRSRARGLRRRIEELVAERPELLAPLDAALQAARALPGPGWSSRLQDPALDPAPDLAGVEPGRQNPCEAFLRAARQQVLARAPGEGEPGRGSVECDLFPPAPGLAETAADLDRALGRLAAPLERIVERLAARLEDEAEELDAATRNRIEASCRSIRRRALDRLAAWQEMLRSLAADPPAPGIRPTQVMFLRLDRWDGRDADVGLHRHWLDPTIPFALSLAQPAQGLLVTSATLRDAGAGDPESAWAVAEARAGAVHLPSPAIRVAVASPFDYAAQTRAFVVTDVNARDIAALAAAYRALFQASGGGGLGLFTAISRLRAVHARIAPELEAAGIPLLAQHVDPMDNATLIDIFRTEEESCLLGTDAMRDGVDVPGRALRLVVFERVPWPRPDILHRERRVHLGAGDPTGYDDRIVRFRLRQAFGRLIRSTTDRGVFVLLDRQTPTRLLSAFPQGVAVRRLGLAQVVAETRDFLS, from the coding sequence ATGACCGAACGCGCCATCCATGCCGCGGCGCGCCCGCGCCTCCGCCTTCCCGCCGCGCCCGCGGTCGTGGCCGGAACCGGCCGGGCCGCCATCCTCACCGAAGACGGCGAGGTGCTCGACCTGCCGGCCGAGGAAGCCGCCGCCCGGCTGCGCAAGATGGCGCCGCCGCTGCTGGTGCATGCCCCGGCCACGCTGCGCCGGCTCGGCCTGCGCACGCTGCCCGCGCTCGACCTGCTGGAACTGTTTGCCTTCGTACTCCCAGGCCATCCGGCGGCACCGACGCCGCGCGGCCTTGCCTTGGCGCTCGACCTGAAGCCGCCCGGGCCGGGGCTCGAGTCCGCCGTCTCGCTGCTGCCCGACCTGACGCAGGCGCTGCTGGCGCGGCTGGCGGCCGGCGCCTCGCTGCCGCTCAACCGCGACGCCGCCGCGCTGGCGGCGCGGATGGGGCAGGCGGGCTGGGACTGGGCGGACTTCGTCATCGCCGCCGCGGGTGGGCCGGCCGTTGCCGGCGCCGACCCGCTGCGGGTCTGGCGCCGCCTGCCGGAATGGGAGGAGGTGGCGCCGCCGCCACCGCCCGCCTCGCATCCGGTCTCGCCCGCCGATGCCCGCGCCCGGCTCGGGGCGATGCTGGGCGAGGGGGCCGAGGAGCGCCCCGGCCAGTCCGACTACGCCGCCGCCGCCGCTGCCGCCTTCGCCCCGCGCGAGCAGCGCGGCGACCCGCATCTGGTGCTGGCCGAGGCCGGCACCGGCACCGGCAAGACGCTCGGCTACATCGCCCCGGCCAGCCTCTGGGCCGAGCGGAACCAGGGGCCGGTCTGGATCTCCACCTTCACCCGCCACCTGCAGCGGCAGGTGGAGGCGGAACTGGTCCGGCTGCATCCCGACCCCGCCGAGCGCCGCCGCCGGGTGGTGATCCGCAAGGGGCGGGAGAACTATCTCTGCCTGCTCAATTTCGAGGACGCGGTGAACGCGGCGCTGGCCGGCAACGCGGCGGTGCCGGTGATTCCGCTCGGCCTGATCGCCCGCTGGGCGCTGACCGGTACCGACGGCGACATCCAGGGTGGCGACCTGCCCGGCTGGTTCGCCGAGCTGTTCGCCGGCGGGCTCATCCCGGCCCTGGCCGACCGTCGCGGGGAGTGCATCCATGCCGCCTGCCCGCACTGGCGCCGTTGCTTCGTCGAGCACACCATCCGCCGCGCCCGCGGCGCCGAGCTGGTGGTGGCGAATCACGCACTGGTGATGGCGCAGGCCGCCTGGGGCGGCATCGACGACACCACGGTGCCGCTCCGCTACGTGTTCGACGAGGGGCATCACCTGTTCGATGCCGCCGATGGCGCCTTCGCCGCCACGCTTTCCGGCGTCGAGGCGGGCGAGCTGCGCCGCTGGCTGCTCGGCGCCGAGGGCAGCCGCTCCCGTGCCCGTGGTCTGCGCCGCCGCATCGAGGAACTGGTGGCCGAGCGCCCGGAATTGCTGGCGCCGCTGGATGCCGCGCTGCAGGCCGCCCGTGCGCTGCCGGGGCCGGGCTGGTCCAGCCGGCTGCAGGATCCCGCCCTGGACCCGGCCCCCGATCTGGCCGGCGTGGAGCCGGGCCGGCAGAATCCCTGCGAGGCCTTCCTGCGCGCCGCCCGCCAGCAGGTGCTGGCGCGCGCGCCGGGCGAGGGCGAGCCCGGCCGCGGCAGCGTGGAATGCGACCTGTTCCCGCCCGCGCCCGGCCTGGCCGAGACGGCCGCCGACCTGGATCGGGCGCTCGGCCGGCTTGCCGCTCCGCTGGAACGAATCGTGGAGCGACTCGCCGCCCGGCTCGAAGACGAGGCTGAGGAGCTCGACGCCGCCACGCGCAACCGCATCGAGGCGTCCTGCCGCTCGATCCGCCGCCGGGCCCTCGACCGGCTGGCCGCCTGGCAGGAGATGCTGCGCAGCCTCGCCGCCGACCCGCCCGCACCCGGCATCCGCCCGACCCAGGTGATGTTCCTGCGGCTCGATCGCTGGGACGGCCGCGATGCCGATGTCGGGCTGCACCGGCACTGGCTCGACCCGACCATTCCCTTCGCCCTGAGCCTCGCCCAGCCGGCGCAGGGGCTGCTGGTCACCTCGGCCACGCTGCGTGATGCCGGGGCGGGCGATCCCGAGTCGGCCTGGGCGGTGGCGGAGGCGAGGGCAGGGGCGGTGCATCTGCCATCCCCGGCGATCCGGGTGGCGGTGGCCAGTCCCTTCGACTACGCCGCCCAGACCCGCGCCTTCGTGGTCACCGACGTCAATGCCCGCGACATCGCCGCGCTCGCCGCCGCCTATCGCGCCCTGTTCCAGGCGTCCGGCGGCGGCGGGCTCGGGCTGTTCACCGCGATCAGCCGCCTGCGCGCCGTACACGCCCGCATCGCCCCGGAGCTGGAGGCGGCCGGCATCCCGCTGCTCGCCCAGCATGTCGATCCCATGGACAACGCCACGCTGATCGACATCTTCCGCACCGAGGAGGAAAGCTGCCTGCTCGGCACCGACGCGATGCGCGACGGGGTGGACGTGCCCGGCCGGGCGCTGCGCCTGGTGGTGTTCGAGCGCGTGCCCTGGCCGCGCCCGGACATCCTGCACCGCGAGCGGCGCGTGCATCTCGGCGCCGGCGATCCCACCGGCTATGACGACCGCATCGTGCGCTTTCGGCTGCGCCAGGCCTTCGGCCGGCTGATCCGCAGCACCACCGATCGCGGCGTCTTCGTGCTGCTGGATCGCCAGACCCCGACCCGGTTGCTCTCGGCGTTTCCGCAGGGCGTGGCGGTGCGGCGCCTCGGGCTGGCCCAGGTGGTCGCCGAAACCCGTGACTTCCTGAGCTGA
- a CDS encoding lysine--tRNA ligase: MPDTQSSLPAVPKAWPFEEARKVAERLARTGKSSALFETGYGPSGLPHIGTFGEVARTSWVRHAFTELTGLPSKLLAFSDDMDGLRKVPDNVPNREMLAQHLGKPLTRIPDPFGTHPSFGAHNNARLRSFLDSFGFAYEFASSSEYYASGRFDAALLRVLERHDEILAVILPTLGAERRASYSPFLPIHPKTGIVMQVKVEKLDPAAGTIAWRDPDTEEWFETLVTGGAAKLQWKADWAMRWHALGVDYEMSGKDLIDSVKLSGRICRILGSEPPTGFTYELFLDEQAQKISKSKGNGLSVEEWLRYAPPESLGQFMFNQPQRAKRLYFDVIPRAVDEYLANAARAHEQEGVERAANPAWHIHAGQVPQEAHSPLSFAMLLNLASVVNAETPDILWGFIRRYNPQATPEDMPFLARLVEYALAYYRDFVRPAKQFREPDATERAALQDLAEGLRALPADAPAEDIQTLLYDVGKRHPFPELRAWFGCLYQVLLGQQEGPRFGQFIALYGIPETITLIETALARTPA, from the coding sequence ATGCCAGACACACAATCCTCTCTCCCGGCCGTTCCGAAGGCGTGGCCCTTCGAGGAAGCCCGCAAGGTCGCCGAACGGCTCGCCCGGACCGGCAAGTCCTCGGCGCTGTTCGAGACCGGCTACGGTCCCTCGGGCCTGCCGCATATCGGCACCTTCGGCGAGGTCGCCCGCACCTCCTGGGTGCGGCATGCCTTCACCGAGCTGACCGGCCTCCCTTCGAAGCTGCTCGCCTTCAGCGACGACATGGACGGGCTGCGCAAAGTGCCGGACAACGTCCCGAACCGGGAGATGCTGGCCCAGCACCTGGGCAAGCCGCTGACCCGCATCCCCGACCCGTTCGGCACCCATCCGAGCTTCGGCGCGCACAACAACGCCCGCCTGCGTTCCTTCCTCGATTCCTTCGGCTTCGCCTACGAATTCGCGTCTTCCTCGGAATATTACGCCTCGGGCCGCTTCGACGCGGCGCTGCTGCGGGTGCTGGAGCGGCACGACGAGATCCTCGCGGTGATCCTGCCCACGCTGGGGGCGGAACGACGTGCCAGCTACTCCCCGTTCCTGCCGATCCATCCGAAGACCGGCATCGTCATGCAGGTGAAGGTGGAGAAGCTCGATCCGGCGGCCGGCACCATCGCCTGGCGCGACCCGGACACCGAGGAGTGGTTCGAGACCCTGGTCACCGGCGGCGCGGCCAAGCTGCAGTGGAAGGCGGACTGGGCAATGCGCTGGCATGCGCTCGGCGTCGATTACGAGATGTCGGGCAAGGACCTGATCGACAGCGTGAAGCTGTCCGGCCGGATCTGCCGCATCCTGGGCAGCGAGCCGCCGACGGGCTTCACCTACGAGCTGTTCCTCGACGAACAGGCGCAGAAGATCAGCAAGAGCAAGGGCAACGGCCTGTCGGTGGAGGAATGGCTGCGCTACGCCCCCCCCGAGAGCCTGGGCCAGTTCATGTTCAACCAGCCGCAGCGCGCCAAGCGGCTGTATTTCGACGTGATCCCCCGCGCGGTCGACGAGTACCTGGCCAATGCCGCGCGCGCGCACGAGCAGGAGGGCGTGGAGCGCGCCGCCAACCCGGCCTGGCACATCCATGCCGGCCAGGTGCCGCAGGAAGCGCATTCGCCGCTGTCCTTCGCCATGCTGCTGAACCTCGCGAGCGTGGTGAACGCGGAGACGCCGGACATCCTGTGGGGCTTCATCCGCCGCTACAACCCGCAGGCGACCCCGGAGGACATGCCGTTCCTGGCACGGCTGGTGGAATACGCGCTGGCGTACTACCGTGACTTCGTCCGCCCGGCCAAGCAGTTCCGCGAGCCGGATGCCACCGAGCGGGCGGCGCTGCAGGATCTCGCCGAAGGGCTGCGCGCCCTGCCCGCGGATGCCCCGGCCGAGGACATCCAGACGCTGCTCTACGATGTCGGCAAGCGCCATCCCTTCCCGGAACTGCGCGCCTGGTTCGGCTGTCTCTATCAGGTGCTGCTGGGCCAGCAGGAAGGGCCGCGCTTCGGCCAGTTCATCGCGCTCTATGGCATCCCCGAAACCATAACCCTGATCGAGACCGCGCTCGCTCGGACGCCGGCCTGA
- a CDS encoding lysylphosphatidylglycerol synthase domain-containing protein, producing the protein MLKRWLRHLPAILGVVLLIGAIYVVQKEFRSLKIEDIARALEGIPREALAISFGWTLLSYGILTFYDRLGTYYAGRPVSYGKVAFASFCAYSLAHNLGFAAVSGAAVRYRLYAHWGLTPLQIAKVVAFCSLTFGLGGMVLGGIVLFVEPEAVPFFGQHLPTWVMYAIGLLLWAIVAAYITLSRMTPHLRLFGHEIELPGWRMAIVQVMLATVDVAVTAAIVHALLPEAQGMNYIRFLGVYVASYTAGLAANIPGGIGVFDTAMLLGLSPYMDPPQIVGAIVVFRLYYYIIPLFLAGGLFAGNEILLRGRSLLKAPPGRRGVAVARWSEPDFVVAAVTGAVGICGALLLGLGVLQHRPDFSWIDPDFGEVASQAGEFAPSLIGAALMVCAIALSQRVTLAWGLTIGLLLLAAAFTVVQGQPVWIPGLLVLAALLIAPFRSAFYRHARLLTGKLDASVVVPLLTLIGCVLALVANEKHVRWLADNSWWEVVLSPELSNSLRATVALAVLLALLALWRLLRPGRVGYLRWGAEARLRYASLGTDPPARADGIIWGEAERAGIPFRRVGRVMLGLGDPAGADSDRVSAIWRLRDLARQEGLTPAIWRAERGLLKVYADLGLAALPLGPDGMPLGDAEDEEGPHATHYLVCRAERDLSTLLPLLPQLDHPEQAAAE; encoded by the coding sequence ATGCTGAAACGCTGGCTGCGCCATCTTCCGGCGATCCTCGGGGTCGTCCTGCTGATCGGCGCCATCTATGTGGTGCAGAAGGAATTCCGCAGCCTCAAGATCGAGGACATCGCCCGCGCGCTGGAGGGAATCCCGCGCGAGGCCCTGGCGATTTCCTTCGGCTGGACGCTGCTGTCCTACGGCATCCTGACCTTCTACGACCGCCTGGGCACCTACTATGCCGGACGGCCGGTCAGCTACGGCAAGGTCGCCTTCGCCTCGTTCTGCGCCTATTCGCTGGCGCATAACCTGGGCTTCGCCGCCGTCTCCGGGGCGGCGGTGCGCTATCGCCTGTACGCCCATTGGGGGCTGACCCCGCTGCAGATCGCCAAGGTGGTGGCGTTCTGCAGCCTCACCTTCGGCCTCGGCGGCATGGTGCTGGGCGGCATCGTGCTGTTTGTCGAGCCCGAGGCGGTGCCGTTCTTCGGCCAGCATCTGCCGACCTGGGTGATGTACGCGATCGGCCTGCTGCTGTGGGCGATCGTCGCCGCCTACATCACCCTCTCGCGGATGACGCCGCATCTGCGCCTGTTCGGGCATGAGATCGAGCTGCCGGGCTGGCGGATGGCGATCGTCCAGGTGATGCTGGCGACGGTGGACGTCGCGGTCACCGCGGCGATCGTGCATGCGCTGCTGCCGGAAGCGCAGGGGATGAACTACATCCGCTTCCTCGGCGTCTACGTCGCCTCCTACACCGCCGGCCTCGCCGCCAATATCCCCGGCGGCATCGGCGTGTTCGACACGGCCATGCTGCTCGGCCTGTCGCCGTACATGGATCCGCCGCAGATCGTCGGCGCGATCGTGGTGTTCCGCCTGTATTACTACATCATTCCGCTGTTCCTCGCCGGCGGGCTGTTCGCGGGCAACGAGATCCTGCTGCGTGGCCGATCCCTGCTGAAAGCGCCGCCGGGACGGCGTGGCGTGGCGGTGGCCCGCTGGAGCGAGCCGGATTTCGTGGTCGCCGCCGTCACCGGCGCCGTCGGTATCTGCGGCGCGCTGCTGCTCGGCCTGGGCGTGCTGCAGCACCGGCCGGATTTCTCCTGGATCGATCCCGATTTCGGCGAAGTCGCCTCGCAGGCCGGCGAATTCGCCCCCAGCCTGATCGGCGCCGCGCTGATGGTCTGCGCCATCGCGCTGTCGCAGCGCGTGACCCTGGCCTGGGGGCTGACCATCGGCCTGCTGCTGCTGGCTGCGGCCTTCACCGTGGTGCAAGGACAGCCGGTGTGGATCCCCGGCCTGCTGGTCCTGGCCGCCCTGCTGATCGCGCCGTTCCGCAGCGCATTCTACCGCCATGCAAGGCTGCTGACCGGCAAGCTCGACGCATCGGTGGTGGTGCCGCTGCTGACGCTGATCGGCTGCGTGCTGGCACTGGTGGCCAACGAGAAGCACGTACGCTGGCTCGCCGACAATTCCTGGTGGGAGGTGGTGCTCTCGCCCGAGTTGTCGAACTCGCTGCGGGCGACGGTGGCACTGGCGGTGTTGCTGGCGCTGCTGGCGCTGTGGCGGCTGCTGCGTCCCGGACGGGTGGGCTATCTGCGCTGGGGCGCCGAGGCGCGGCTGCGCTATGCCTCGCTTGGAACGGATCCGCCAGCCCGCGCCGATGGCATCATCTGGGGCGAGGCGGAGCGCGCCGGCATTCCCTTCCGCCGCGTCGGCCGGGTGATGCTGGGGCTCGGCGATCCGGCCGGGGCCGACAGCGACCGGGTGTCTGCGATCTGGCGCCTGCGCGACCTCGCGCGGCAGGAAGGGCTCACGCCGGCGATCTGGCGGGCGGAACGCGGTCTGCTGAAGGTCTATGCCGACCTGGGCCTGGCCGCGCTGCCGCTCGGGCCTGACGGCATGCCGCTTGGCGACGCCGAGGACGAGGAAGGGCCGCACGCGACCCACTATTTGGTGTGCCGCGCCGAACGCGACCTCAGCACCCTGCTGCCGCTGCTGCCCCAGCTCGACCATCCGGAGCAGGCCGCGGCAGAATAA